One Malania oleifera isolate guangnan ecotype guangnan chromosome 9, ASM2987363v1, whole genome shotgun sequence DNA segment encodes these proteins:
- the LOC131164047 gene encoding uncharacterized protein LOC131164047 isoform X3 — protein sequence MDLETENRIAAILMKEAAELRRQAEKEGVHAYLRKPDVRFRPNSRFLTATVLGLQQANRAVEVSEMWRVRQKELELDDRLKGRLKSRSSNGMSHGHTGESSAGADGGPGAGKKSASGLCSSSKNVTEDCCSMQDGGLRDQEVEEFLNSRVKRGRGAVGSRMDETGPYLPPCPGSKGNLLANPEPWVREEWERRPVLGSEKSSPLKSFDSPEEQSSEEESHEHRHKKSKRGSSGSSNKHHSRRHRSEEKSRGKKKKKKEKKRKHRN from the exons atggatttggagacgGAGAACCGTATTGCTGCAATTCTTATGAAAGAAGCAGCAGAATTGCGGCGACAAGCTGAGAAAGAAGGTGTTCATGCTTATCTGCGCAAACCCGATGTGAGATTTCGACCCAATTCACGTTTCCTCACTGCAACTGTTCTTGGTTTGCAGCAGG CCAATCGAGCTGTGGAAGTCAGTGAGATGTGGCGTGTCCGGCAGAAAGAGCTAGAGCTGGATGATAGGCTTAAAGGGAGACTGAAAAGCAGGAGCAGCAATGGTATGAGCCATGGACATACTGGTGAATCTTCTGCCGGTGCAGATGGGGGGCCTGGAGCCGGTAAGAAAAGTGCTAGTGGTTTATGCTCATCAAGCAAAAATGTAACTGAAGACTGCTGTTCCATGCAAGATGGAGGCTTGAGGGATCAAGAGGTAGAGGAATTTCTAAACTCAAG GGTCAAGCGTGGAAGAGGTGCTGTGGGGTCAAGGATGGATGAAACTGGTCCTTATCTTCCTCCATGTCCAGGTTCCAAGGGAAATCTGTTGGCAAACCCTGAGCCGTGGGTTAGGGAAGAGTGGGAACGTCGACCAGTGCTTGGTTCTGAGAAGTCTTCACCACTGAAATCATTTGACTCCCCTGAAGAGCAATCTTCTGAAGAGGAGTCTCATGAACATAGGCACAAGAAGTCAAAAAGGGGTAGCTCAGGGAGCTCAAACAAGCACCACTCTAGGAGGCACAGATCAGAGGAGAAGTCAAGgggtaagaagaagaagaaaaaggaaaaaaaacgcAAGCATCGCAA TTGA
- the LOC131164047 gene encoding uncharacterized protein LOC131164047 isoform X4: MLICANPMLLKKNTNRAVEVSEMWRVRQKELELDDRLKGRLKSRSSNGMSHGHTGESSAGADGGPGAGKKSASGLCSSSKNVTEDCCSMQDGGLRDQEVEEFLNSRVKRGRGAVGSRMDETGPYLPPCPGSKGNLLANPEPWVREEWERRPVLGSEKSSPLKSFDSPEEQSSEEESHEHRHKKSKRGSSGSSNKHHSRRHRSEEKSRVEVASNHCINLLCSWVVEGAKQSWLATFCLWRGAATTTSLLAGTTWKE, from the exons ATGCTTATCTGCGCAAACCCGAT GCTGCTCAAGAAGAATA CCAATCGAGCTGTGGAAGTCAGTGAGATGTGGCGTGTCCGGCAGAAAGAGCTAGAGCTGGATGATAGGCTTAAAGGGAGACTGAAAAGCAGGAGCAGCAATGGTATGAGCCATGGACATACTGGTGAATCTTCTGCCGGTGCAGATGGGGGGCCTGGAGCCGGTAAGAAAAGTGCTAGTGGTTTATGCTCATCAAGCAAAAATGTAACTGAAGACTGCTGTTCCATGCAAGATGGAGGCTTGAGGGATCAAGAGGTAGAGGAATTTCTAAACTCAAG GGTCAAGCGTGGAAGAGGTGCTGTGGGGTCAAGGATGGATGAAACTGGTCCTTATCTTCCTCCATGTCCAGGTTCCAAGGGAAATCTGTTGGCAAACCCTGAGCCGTGGGTTAGGGAAGAGTGGGAACGTCGACCAGTGCTTGGTTCTGAGAAGTCTTCACCACTGAAATCATTTGACTCCCCTGAAGAGCAATCTTCTGAAGAGGAGTCTCATGAACATAGGCACAAGAAGTCAAAAAGGGGTAGCTCAGGGAGCTCAAACAAGCACCACTCTAGGAGGCACAGATCAGAGGAGAAGTCAAGgg TTGAAGTGGCATCCAACCACTGCATAAATTTGTTATGTTCTTGGGTTGTGGAAGGGGCAAAGCAATCATGGCTGGCTACCTTTTGTTTATGGCGAGGTGCAGCCACAACCACTTCATTGCTTGCCGGAACAACCTGGAAAGAGTAG
- the LOC131164047 gene encoding uncharacterized protein LOC131164047 isoform X2 gives MDLETENRIAAILMKEAAELRRQAEKEGVHAYLRKPDVRFRPNSRFLTATVLGLQQANRAVEVSEMWRVRQKELELDDRLKGRLKSRSSNGMSHGHTGESSAGADGGPGAGKKSASGLCSSSKNVTEDCCSMQDGGLRDQEVEEFLNSRVKRGRGAVGSRMDETGPYLPPCPGSKGNLLANPEPWVREEWERRPVLGSEKSSPLKSFDSPEEQSSEEESHEHRHKKSKRGSSGSSNKHHSRRHRSEEKSRGKKKKKKEKKRKHRK, from the exons atggatttggagacgGAGAACCGTATTGCTGCAATTCTTATGAAAGAAGCAGCAGAATTGCGGCGACAAGCTGAGAAAGAAGGTGTTCATGCTTATCTGCGCAAACCCGATGTGAGATTTCGACCCAATTCACGTTTCCTCACTGCAACTGTTCTTGGTTTGCAGCAGG CCAATCGAGCTGTGGAAGTCAGTGAGATGTGGCGTGTCCGGCAGAAAGAGCTAGAGCTGGATGATAGGCTTAAAGGGAGACTGAAAAGCAGGAGCAGCAATGGTATGAGCCATGGACATACTGGTGAATCTTCTGCCGGTGCAGATGGGGGGCCTGGAGCCGGTAAGAAAAGTGCTAGTGGTTTATGCTCATCAAGCAAAAATGTAACTGAAGACTGCTGTTCCATGCAAGATGGAGGCTTGAGGGATCAAGAGGTAGAGGAATTTCTAAACTCAAG GGTCAAGCGTGGAAGAGGTGCTGTGGGGTCAAGGATGGATGAAACTGGTCCTTATCTTCCTCCATGTCCAGGTTCCAAGGGAAATCTGTTGGCAAACCCTGAGCCGTGGGTTAGGGAAGAGTGGGAACGTCGACCAGTGCTTGGTTCTGAGAAGTCTTCACCACTGAAATCATTTGACTCCCCTGAAGAGCAATCTTCTGAAGAGGAGTCTCATGAACATAGGCACAAGAAGTCAAAAAGGGGTAGCTCAGGGAGCTCAAACAAGCACCACTCTAGGAGGCACAGATCAGAGGAGAAGTCAAGgggtaagaagaagaagaaaaaggaaaaaaaacgcAAGCATCGCAAGTAA
- the LOC131164047 gene encoding uncharacterized protein LOC131164047 isoform X5, with protein sequence MWRVRQKELELDDRLKGRLKSRSSNGMSHGHTGESSAGADGGPGAGKKSASGLCSSSKNVTEDCCSMQDGGLRDQEVEEFLNSRVKRGRGAVGSRMDETGPYLPPCPGSKGNLLANPEPWVREEWERRPVLGSEKSSPLKSFDSPEEQSSEEESHEHRHKKSKRGSSGSSNKHHSRRHRSEEKSRVEVASNHCINLLCSWVVEGAKQSWLATFCLWRGAATTTSLLAGTTWKE encoded by the exons ATGTGGCGTGTCCGGCAGAAAGAGCTAGAGCTGGATGATAGGCTTAAAGGGAGACTGAAAAGCAGGAGCAGCAATGGTATGAGCCATGGACATACTGGTGAATCTTCTGCCGGTGCAGATGGGGGGCCTGGAGCCGGTAAGAAAAGTGCTAGTGGTTTATGCTCATCAAGCAAAAATGTAACTGAAGACTGCTGTTCCATGCAAGATGGAGGCTTGAGGGATCAAGAGGTAGAGGAATTTCTAAACTCAAG GGTCAAGCGTGGAAGAGGTGCTGTGGGGTCAAGGATGGATGAAACTGGTCCTTATCTTCCTCCATGTCCAGGTTCCAAGGGAAATCTGTTGGCAAACCCTGAGCCGTGGGTTAGGGAAGAGTGGGAACGTCGACCAGTGCTTGGTTCTGAGAAGTCTTCACCACTGAAATCATTTGACTCCCCTGAAGAGCAATCTTCTGAAGAGGAGTCTCATGAACATAGGCACAAGAAGTCAAAAAGGGGTAGCTCAGGGAGCTCAAACAAGCACCACTCTAGGAGGCACAGATCAGAGGAGAAGTCAAGgg TTGAAGTGGCATCCAACCACTGCATAAATTTGTTATGTTCTTGGGTTGTGGAAGGGGCAAAGCAATCATGGCTGGCTACCTTTTGTTTATGGCGAGGTGCAGCCACAACCACTTCATTGCTTGCCGGAACAACCTGGAAAGAGTAG
- the LOC131164047 gene encoding uncharacterized protein LOC131164047 isoform X1 yields MDLETENRIAAILMKEAAELRRQAEKEGVHAYLRKPDVRFRPNSRFLTATVLGLQQANRAVEVSEMWRVRQKELELDDRLKGRLKSRSSNGMSHGHTGESSAGADGGPGAGKKSASGLCSSSKNVTEDCCSMQDGGLRDQEVEEFLNSRVKRGRGAVGSRMDETGPYLPPCPGSKGNLLANPEPWVREEWERRPVLGSEKSSPLKSFDSPEEQSSEEESHEHRHKKSKRGSSGSSNKHHSRRHRSEEKSRVEVASNHCINLLCSWVVEGAKQSWLATFCLWRGAATTTSLLAGTTWKE; encoded by the exons atggatttggagacgGAGAACCGTATTGCTGCAATTCTTATGAAAGAAGCAGCAGAATTGCGGCGACAAGCTGAGAAAGAAGGTGTTCATGCTTATCTGCGCAAACCCGATGTGAGATTTCGACCCAATTCACGTTTCCTCACTGCAACTGTTCTTGGTTTGCAGCAGG CCAATCGAGCTGTGGAAGTCAGTGAGATGTGGCGTGTCCGGCAGAAAGAGCTAGAGCTGGATGATAGGCTTAAAGGGAGACTGAAAAGCAGGAGCAGCAATGGTATGAGCCATGGACATACTGGTGAATCTTCTGCCGGTGCAGATGGGGGGCCTGGAGCCGGTAAGAAAAGTGCTAGTGGTTTATGCTCATCAAGCAAAAATGTAACTGAAGACTGCTGTTCCATGCAAGATGGAGGCTTGAGGGATCAAGAGGTAGAGGAATTTCTAAACTCAAG GGTCAAGCGTGGAAGAGGTGCTGTGGGGTCAAGGATGGATGAAACTGGTCCTTATCTTCCTCCATGTCCAGGTTCCAAGGGAAATCTGTTGGCAAACCCTGAGCCGTGGGTTAGGGAAGAGTGGGAACGTCGACCAGTGCTTGGTTCTGAGAAGTCTTCACCACTGAAATCATTTGACTCCCCTGAAGAGCAATCTTCTGAAGAGGAGTCTCATGAACATAGGCACAAGAAGTCAAAAAGGGGTAGCTCAGGGAGCTCAAACAAGCACCACTCTAGGAGGCACAGATCAGAGGAGAAGTCAAGgg TTGAAGTGGCATCCAACCACTGCATAAATTTGTTATGTTCTTGGGTTGTGGAAGGGGCAAAGCAATCATGGCTGGCTACCTTTTGTTTATGGCGAGGTGCAGCCACAACCACTTCATTGCTTGCCGGAACAACCTGGAAAGAGTAG